DNA sequence from the Oncorhynchus clarkii lewisi isolate Uvic-CL-2024 chromosome 24, UVic_Ocla_1.0, whole genome shotgun sequence genome:
GTAGTGGAACAATCAGCTGAATTGGCAAGCTAACATTAGTTCCGAGTGACAGCTCTCCAGCACAATAACGTTAGTGTtactagttagctaactaactacatATTACAGTCTTGACTGTTACAGATTTATCAGAGTTGGGTGCAACTACACTGTTGACAATGTAGTCTGTAGCTAATGTTTTAGTTGAAGCAGGTTTTATTTTAGCGAACTGGATCATTGTAACGTTATGTTTTAAAATAATAGAATGATAAAAATTACTATTAAACATGCGTTCATTCTGAACAGCGTCAGGCAGTAGCAAGTTACTGAGTAATGGGTTAGTAAGTATGAACTGTGTTCGTTCTCTGGCGCTATCCAAAATGAATGGTTTTAGGTACTGGGTAGTGTGGTGGAGAATAGTGAGTACATGGTCATATTCATATGGCACGAGACAGAAGCAAACAGGTGTGTCTACTTGAAATTGTCCAAAAATAAACACTTGTTttcattttctgttgcaaaacatttgacagtgtgcactaatgaatacgaccctgagtagtaacagtagtatcaTCTCTCTTCAGAATAAAGGCTCCTTGCAGTTTGAGGACAAGTGGGACCTGATGAGGCCCATCGTTCTCAAGCTACTGAGACAGGAGGCTGTCACCAAGCAGCAGTGGTTTGACCTCTTCTcgtaagacacacacactgcatcacaCCACACCAAACTGCAAAGCAGAGACACACAAAAACCTTATGCTTATTATTGTGTGTTGCAGAGATGtccatgctgtgtgtctgtgggatGATAAGGGCCCAGCTAAGATCCACCAGGCGCTCAAAGAAGACATCCTAGACTTCATCAAACAAGCTCAGAATGTAAGTAGGAATGTGGGTTACAGGGGAAGGATTTTGGTAAGGGGTGAAATCACATTTGAGTTTGGAATGTgctgttcacacacacatgcatgcgtacacacacacacacccctttccAGTACAGTAATGACAGTTGCAGGCAAGAGGCTACCCTTAAACTCCTGACCTCTACCTATGCAACATACCTCTGACCTGTGTTTCCATGGCAGCGTGTGTTGAGTCATCAGGATGACACAGCGTTACTGAAGGCCTACATTGTGGAGTGGCGAAAGTTCTTCACACAGTGTGACATCCTGCCCAAACCGTTCTGTCAGCTGGAGATTACACTGATGGGGAAGCAGGGCAGCAACAAGAAGTCTAACGTTGAGGACAGCATCGTACGCAAGGTGAtgagagtggggagaggaggaagagagaggggagagatggacaaTGCTCTTCTTTTTGATAGCATGTGTCAATTGTCTCATCCTGCTTACTTacactctctcttttcctctctctatacCCATCGGCTTCTCTTCTAGTTGATGTTGGACACATGGAACGAGTCGATCTTCTCCAACATAAAAAGCCGTCTTCAGGACAGTGCTATGAAGCTGGTTCACGCTGAGAGGCTGGGAGAGGCTTTTGACTCCCAGCTGGTTATAGGAGTACGAGAATCATACGGTAGGACATATACACACTGAGTGGCAAACCATCCACATATTTTATATGGCAAGTTTTTGTGAAGTATGgtatgttgactgtgtgtgtgtgtgtgtgtgtgtgtgtgtgtgtgtgtgtgtgtagtcaacCTGTGCTCTAATCCTGAAGACAAGCTCCAGATCTACAGAGATAACTTTGAGAAGGCCTACCTGGACTCAACTGAGAGGTTTTACAGAACACAGGCCCCATCATACCTACAGCAGAATGGAGTCCAGAACTACATGAAATATGTAaggactgctctctctctctctgtgtgtgttggagagagTGCGTGTCCGTATGTTGTTGTTGTGACCATTTCTTAGTGGGTGTGTATACATTCACTGATCGTGTGTGTCTTGCAGGCAGACACAAAGCtaagggaagaggagaagagggcagTTCGATACCTCGAGACTCGTCGTGAATGTAACTCTGTCCAAGCAGTGAGTAGACAGACTGTTTACCCATGAGTCTGTATAGACTGGTTTAAACTCATATTCACAGTCAACAGATGAGGTAGATCAATGTCAGTCTCTAATGTCTCTTTCCAGCTGATGGAATGTTGTGTGAACGCTCTGGTGACGTCGTTTAAAGAAACCATCCTGGCCGAATGTCCCGGCATGATCAAACGCAACGAGACAGACAGTGAGTAACACGTTACAGTACTACTTTTACCCACCAGCCTTGGGACCGGTTGTAGAGGAGGGTCCTTCTTTGTGTGACGTTAATGTCCTTCACCCTGCAGAGCTCCACCTGATGTTTTCCCTGATGGATAAGGTTCCTAGTGGGATAGAGCCCATGCTGAAAGATCTGGAGGATCACATCATGAACGCTGGGCTGGCTGATATGGTGGCTGCTGCAGAGACTATCACttctgtatgtacacacacacagatctgtcttactatacttgtgaggactttttgcagaccaacaattgattcccattcaaaatcctattttccttaaccctaattctaatcctaaccctaactgaTATGCCTAAAATGTCCTCACTTCTCTGAATTTGAGTTGGTTACTATTCTTGTGAGGATTTCTGGTACTAGTAAAATATAGTATAGTAAAACATGTACACACTCAAAATCAGCTAGTATATCTGTATGTTTTTCTTCTTATTCCTGTGTGTGTAGGACTCTGAGAAGTACGTGGAGCAGCTGCTGATGTTGTTTAACCGTTTCAGTAAACTGGCGAAGGAGGCTTTTCAGGACGACCCTCGATTCCTCACTGCCAgagacaaggtaacacacacacacacacacacacacacacacacacacacacagtgagagaaaAGGGGGTGAAGGGAGAAGACTgaatggaggagcagagagaaaggggggatggggaggagaagggatggACGGAGGAGAAAAAAAGGGAGATGAGAGATGCAGCGAGAGAAAAGGGGTGAATGGAGCAGCTGTAGAGaaaaggggggtgggggtgagCGGAGGAGGAGAAAAAAAGAGGAGAGCGGGAGGTTTGACAgttctgtgtttctctccaggCCTACAAAGCTGTAGTGAACGATGCCACCATCTTTAAACTGGAGCTGCCCCTCAAACAGAAAGGGTAAGACAAACCTGGGTTTTATGTTTATATTTATTCCTTGGTTATGGGTTAGTATGGCTGCTGGTCCACCCATCACGGGAACTTTAGCTGCATCCTGATTCTTTACCCTTTTCTTTAGGGTGCATTTTCACACTCCCCATCATGGATTTAAAAGCATATGATTTGTGTAACAATTGGCTGGAGGTAGTTTCCATTATTGTCAAATTCACGCAAGAAAGTGTGCACGTGTAGACTTCGGAGAAAGGGTGAAGAATCGGGATGCATCCATAGACTTGAATGTAGATGCCTGTTTTAGTAATTAGATTTCTATGTGTACTATTCATATGTGTGTCTCTCTACAGGGTAGGTCTGAAAACCCAGCCAGAGTCGAAGTGTCCAGAGCTGCTAGCTAactactgtgacatgctgctgaGGAAAACCACCCTGAGCAAGAAACTCACCTCAGAGGAGATAGAACTCAAACTCAAAGAAGTGGTGAAGACTCTACCATAGTACTGTAGAATGAGCCCCCATTCTCAAACACTTAGTCATGGATtttaaagcattggattggtgtaaacaTTGGCTGTTGTAAAATCCATGACGAGAAGGGTGTAGAATTAGGATGCAGCCGTAGTCTTCTATCCTGTTCATCCCGAACTCTTCTAGCTGTTGGTGTTGAATTatgttgtgttttctctctctccctccctcccctctctctctagttgctGGTGTTGAAGTATGTTCAGAATAAGGATGTGTTTATGAGGTACCATAAAGCCCACCTGACCAGAAGACTGATCCTGGACATCTCAGCTGACAGTGAGATAGAAGAGAACATGGTGGAGTGGCTCAgggtaaaaacacacacacacacactctttttctctctctctctctctctctctctatacccccttTTGATTGTGTTTTTTCCCcctgggttgtgtgtgtttgtaggagGTGGGGATGCCTGCAGACTATGTGAATAAGCTGGCCAGGATGTTCCAGGACATTAAAGTATCGGACGATCTCAACCAGGTCTTCAAGGAGATGCACAAACACAACAAGCTGGCTCTACCAGGTAACGCACACTTGCTCTACGAGGTAACAAACACACAGACCTATGGCTTGAGCTTGTGTGATTATtaaccacggcctccatactcttccTGCTGGTGTACCATAGTAATGCACtaatactctctgtctctctgtttctctctctccttcctctctctgtctcccccccttctctctgtctgtctctctccagctgaCAGTGTGAATATAAAGATCCTGAATGCGGGGGCGTGGTCGAGGAGCAGTGAGAAGGTGTTTGTATCTCTGCCTACTGAGCTGGAGGATCTGATCCCAGAGGTAGAAGACTTCTACAAGAGGAACCACAGCGGGAGGAAATTACACTGGCACCACCTCATGTCCAATGGCATTGTGAGTGGGAGATACAGACAAagtgcacacacactcagaaatATAACCCGTGGGAAAACTACTATCACCTCATGTCCAACGGAATAgtaatctccctcctctccctgtgtgtgtgtggggggtgtatgcctgtgtgcgtgcatgtatgtTTAGATCACCTTCAAGAATGAAATGGGTCATTATGACCTTGAGGTCACGACCTTTCAGCTAGCTGTCCTATTCGCCTGGAACCAGCGGCCGCGGGAGCGAATCAGCTTTGAGAACCTTAAATTGGCTACCGAGCTGCCTGATGCTGAGCTACGACGCACACTctgggtaacacacacacactctctggggTTGAAAAATGAAAGCACACATGCCAATATAAACGCAGTTCATACACAAAGAAGAGCCTGAGAGAACAAACAAATgacctctttctttccctctctgctgtctcttctctgtctctagtCTCTGGTAGCGTTCCCTAAGCTGAAAAGACAAGTTTTGTCCTATGAGCCTTCAGTCTCCTCCCCTAAAGACTTCACTGACAGCACCCTGTTCTTCATCAACCAGGACTTTTC
Encoded proteins:
- the LOC139382386 gene encoding cullin-5-like, with the protein product MATSNLLKNKGSLQFEDKWDLMRPIVLKLLRQEAVTKQQWFDLFSDVHAVCLWDDKGPAKIHQALKEDILDFIKQAQNRVLSHQDDTALLKAYIVEWRKFFTQCDILPKPFCQLEITLMGKQGSNKKSNVEDSIVRKLMLDTWNESIFSNIKSRLQDSAMKLVHAERLGEAFDSQLVIGVRESYVNLCSNPEDKLQIYRDNFEKAYLDSTERFYRTQAPSYLQQNGVQNYMKYADTKLREEEKRAVRYLETRRECNSVQALMECCVNALVTSFKETILAECPGMIKRNETDKLHLMFSLMDKVPSGIEPMLKDLEDHIMNAGLADMVAAAETITSDSEKYVEQLLMLFNRFSKLAKEAFQDDPRFLTARDKAYKAVVNDATIFKLELPLKQKGVGLKTQPESKCPELLANYCDMLLRKTTLSKKLTSEEIELKLKEVLLVLKYVQNKDVFMRYHKAHLTRRLILDISADSEIEENMVEWLREVGMPADYVNKLARMFQDIKVSDDLNQVFKEMHKHNKLALPADSVNIKILNAGAWSRSSEKVFVSLPTELEDLIPEVEDFYKRNHSGRKLHWHHLMSNGIITFKNEMGHYDLEVTTFQLAVLFAWNQRPRERISFENLKLATELPDAELRRTLWSLVAFPKLKRQVLSYEPSVSSPKDFTDSTLFFINQDFSLIKNSKVQKRGKINLIGRLQLTTERMREEENEGIVQLRILRTQEAIIQIMKMRKRISNAQLQTELVEILKNMFLPQKKMIKEQIEWLIEHKYIKRDETDINTFIYMA